The genomic segment AACCAAAAAAGAAGCCGTCATCAAGGCACTTAACCGAATGGTGCAAAGCGGTAAACTTAGGAAGCTATCAAAAGGTAAATTTTACAAGCCCGAAACCAGCATTTTTGGACAATTACAGCCCAAGCAGCTCCAAATTGTTAAAGACTTATTAGAAGAACAAGGGAAGCTCATCGGCTATTTGACGGGATACAGCGTTTTTCCTCAGTTGGGCCTGACGACCCAAGTGAGTAATACGTTACAGATTGGGCGAGCCGATAGCAGACCTACTTTTAAGCGGGAACGCTATACTATTTCGTTTATCAAGCAAAAAAATACGATTACTAAAGAAAACATCCCGTTACTTCAGCTTTTGGATGCACTTCGTTACATCAAGAAAATCCCTGATACTACGCTGGACGCTTCAATTAGGCGTTTTTTAGCACTGTTAAAGGATTTTAGCGACACTGATTTTAAAAAAATTACCCGATTAGCCCTTAAATATCCTCCTTCAACGAGGGCGTTGTTAGGGGCATTGTTGGACGAGCTCAACAAAGAAGAGTTTACTAAAAGCCTTTTTGAGAGCCTCAATCCAATTACTACCTACACCTACTCGCTGGGAGGATCCTTAGAAGTATTGAACACAACTAAAAAGTGGAACATCCAATGAAGTTACACGAAAATTCGCTTTTGTTTCGGCAAGCTATCCAAGCAACGGCCGATCAGTTACAAATACCCGCTATTTATGTTGAAAAAGACTATTGGGTTACGTTTGCGCTTTATTTGATTTTTCATCATTCCATTGGAGATGATGTTGTTTTTAAGGGAGGTACAGCGCTCGCAAAATGTTATGGCATTATCGAACGCTTTTCCGAGGACATTGACCTGGTGGTGATTCGGCGGGAGGGAGAGACGGATTCTAGGTTAAGTACGAAGATTAAAAAAGTGGGACAGGTGATTCATGAGATGTTGCCAGAAATTCAAGTAGAAGGGCTGACGCACAAACGAGGAATGACCCGTAAAACCGCACATAGTTACCAGAAATCGTTTGACGGATTGTATGGACAAGTCCGCGATAGCATCGTGGTAGAGGCGACTTGGTTGGGGTATTATGAGCCTTATCGTCGAAAAACGATTCAATCGTTTGTAGGGGAAATGGTTGAAAAACAGGGGGAAAGCCTAGCGGAACAGTTTCAACTTCAGGCATTTGAAGTACAAGTACTTGAACCGTCCCGAACGTTTTGCGAAAAAATCATGAGTTTGGTTCGTTTTTCTTATGGAGAAGTTCCGCTGACTGATTTGAAGAAAAAAATTAGGCATACGTACGACTTGCATCAGTTGTTACAAGACGAAGATGTAAGGCAGTTTTTTGAGACGGAAGCGTTTGACGAGATGTTGTTAAAAGTAGGCCAAGATGATGTTCGTAGTTTTAAAAATAACAATCAGTGGTTGCAATAC from the Runella sp. SP2 genome contains:
- a CDS encoding DUF6088 family protein; the protein is MKTTTYLLSVIDRLPKGYVFSYTDFEVETTKKEAVIKALNRMVQSGKLRKLSKGKFYKPETSIFGQLQPKQLQIVKDLLEEQGKLIGYLTGYSVFPQLGLTTQVSNTLQIGRADSRPTFKRERYTISFIKQKNTITKENIPLLQLLDALRYIKKIPDTTLDASIRRFLALLKDFSDTDFKKITRLALKYPPSTRALLGALLDELNKEEFTKSLFESLNPITTYTYSLGGSLEVLNTTKKWNIQ
- a CDS encoding nucleotidyl transferase AbiEii/AbiGii toxin family protein; its protein translation is MKLHENSLLFRQAIQATADQLQIPAIYVEKDYWVTFALYLIFHHSIGDDVVFKGGTALAKCYGIIERFSEDIDLVVIRREGETDSRLSTKIKKVGQVIHEMLPEIQVEGLTHKRGMTRKTAHSYQKSFDGLYGQVRDSIVVEATWLGYYEPYRRKTIQSFVGEMVEKQGESLAEQFQLQAFEVQVLEPSRTFCEKIMSLVRFSYGEVPLTDLKKKIRHTYDLHQLLQDEDVRQFFETEAFDEMLLKVGQDDVRSFKNNNQWLQYPPKDALLFRELEGVWGELRKTYTSDFRNLIYGVFPPEDVILGTLRIIKARLENVNWSIRL